A section of the Syntrophales bacterium genome encodes:
- a CDS encoding restriction endonuclease: protein MSRTTILEKSISILIPPTWDKEEKGQYFEGLSAKILRRQSYDIIERIRFTGMEIDLLAKHKPSGDQIYVECKFHSTALSSNVIDLCVGQAFRKRIKKIALFSAGPLGKEAKGAIEELKDDERISFSHYGPIELIEALLDSNTVDFPDENIIPVTVSHATLIVHPENPFIWLFQDQKDGKPYRLLCFATTGNDEISNPERIRAFLDSFELLEGLPVFDFMENKKKPALKKVDEEKFPDEFVSKIITADALLDYRPCRPEDFVGRVDIQKELWDFLEKVREDETSTRLISITGGSGLGKSSLIAKLSERFKNIKWKNKFFLFPVDVRSARGPMFVAEALLQALKVAQEEGFIALDNAPVISDANSILSSPMIKLVLKWLFRRIPPPKYDGKRHLNMIHSAT from the coding sequence ATGTCGCGAACGACAATCTTAGAAAAATCAATTTCAATCCTGATACCTCCAACCTGGGACAAAGAAGAAAAAGGCCAATATTTTGAAGGGTTATCGGCAAAAATACTTCGAAGACAGTCCTACGATATCATTGAGCGCATTCGTTTTACAGGAATGGAAATTGATTTGCTCGCCAAACATAAACCATCAGGAGATCAAATATATGTTGAATGTAAATTTCATTCAACCGCATTAAGCTCAAACGTAATAGATCTCTGCGTTGGGCAAGCTTTCAGGAAGAGAATTAAAAAAATTGCTCTGTTTTCAGCTGGACCTTTAGGCAAGGAAGCAAAGGGCGCAATAGAAGAATTAAAAGATGATGAAAGAATAAGTTTTTCTCATTACGGTCCGATAGAATTGATTGAAGCTCTTCTGGACTCAAATACTGTTGACTTCCCGGATGAAAATATAATCCCTGTTACCGTGTCGCATGCTACTTTAATAGTCCATCCAGAAAATCCGTTTATTTGGTTGTTCCAAGATCAAAAAGACGGGAAGCCCTATCGTCTCTTATGTTTCGCAACTACAGGGAATGATGAAATCTCCAATCCAGAACGCATACGTGCTTTTTTAGATTCATTCGAGCTATTAGAGGGGCTCCCTGTTTTTGATTTTATGGAAAACAAAAAGAAACCTGCTCTTAAAAAAGTAGACGAGGAAAAATTCCCCGATGAATTTGTGAGCAAAATTATTACAGCTGATGCACTTCTTGACTATCGCCCATGTCGTCCTGAAGATTTTGTTGGCAGAGTCGATATCCAAAAGGAATTATGGGATTTTCTAGAAAAAGTTCGAGAAGACGAAACAAGCACAAGACTGATATCGATCACAGGGGGTTCGGGACTTGGTAAGTCCTCTTTAATTGCAAAATTGTCAGAACGATTCAAAAATATTAAGTGGAAGAATAAATTTTTCCTTTTCCCTGTTGATGTGAGGTCGGCAAGAGGGCCGATGTTTGTTGCAGAAGCCCTCCTCCAAGCTTTGAAGGTTGCACAAGAAGAAGGTTTTATCGCCCTTGATAATGCACCTGTCATATCTGATGCAAATAGTATTTTATCAAGCCCTATGATCAAACTAGTTCTAAAATGGCTATTCCGACGCATTCCGCCACCAAAATATGATGGAAAGCGCCACCTGAATATGATTCATTCCGCCACTTGA